TCGAACGTGATGTCGACCGCGAGGTTGCCTTCGCCGGTCAGGGTGTTGGGAACGGCAAACGTCACCCGGGGCTTCATCGACTGCAACCGGTTGTCGAAGTTGTCGACATCGATCTCCAGCGCCTTGCGGTCCTCGATCGAGGGCAGTTCGCCAGCGTTCGCACCGGAGAGATCCGACATCACGCCCATCACGAACGGAACCTGGACCTTCTTCTGCGCGCCGTAGACCTCGACGTCGTATTCGATCTGCACGCGCGGCGCACGGTTGCGCGCGATGAACTTCTGACTGCTTTGCTTGGCCATGCCTTGTCTCCCGGTAAATGCTCTTGCAGTTCGAACGGAACGATCAATTCGGTGCGGTACCTGTGTGCGCGTGCCGCAAAAAACCCTACATCGGTGGGCCGACCTTCCCGCATCGCGAAATGACCGCGACGGAGAACTGCCGGTTTTGCATTGATGCCCATCATTGCCGCTGCCCGACATTCCGAAAGCTGCAAGCGCACATGCGCTACACAGCCGGACCCGTTCAATCAGCCGGACGTTGCATCAATTGGAATTGCGCAATTTCGAAACACTGCGAACTGCAGGCTCCGGCGCCCTTGGGCACACGGCGGGGATCCCGGCACAGTCTCCGGATCAGACCCGATATCACCAGATGGTTCGCAAGCGTGATCGTCCACCCCCTTCATTCCATGCGTCGGACAGGCTCGACGGGGCTCCTTGCTTGCCCCGCCCTGATCTTTCCACCTCATGCCCACGTCCGTCCCCTCCGGACGAACGCAGCAGCTGCCGAATCGCAGCAATGAAGTGTCTTGCAGCCCCCGTACAACCATCGTCACCGACATGCTGCACTTGTCAGCACAGTCCGTGATACCCGGAGGCCCCTGAATCTGCTATCGCGAAACGGCAGTTTTCTGCGCTTCGCTTCAATCCTGAACCAGACTGGTTCGCCCGATAACGTACATCTGCAATCGCCTGTCTGCAAGCTGAATTTGAGGTTGCCGACGGTAATGACAACAAACTAACAACCGGCCTGTGCCGGATGACATCCACGACACGACAATTGCTGCTGCATCATGTGATTGAGAAGCATCGCAGGGCGCGAGATCCTGTAGGTTTTCGCCCCGCCCTGAATACCCATGCACAGGGGGAAAGGAGCCGGCCAGCCCGGCCGAAAGCGGCGCGTCGCTGGCAAGTCGATTCACTGAATCTCCCATTGCAGGAAAATCGGCGAATCGGCCAAACGGAGTCCAGTTCGGCATCGGGATGCGCACGCCTGCCATGCCGCGATCGTCAGAATGCCGATTCCGATGACC
This is a stretch of genomic DNA from Rhodanobacter sp. FDAARGOS 1247. It encodes these proteins:
- the tssB gene encoding type VI secretion system contractile sheath small subunit, which encodes MAKQSSQKFIARNRAPRVQIEYDVEVYGAQKKVQVPFVMGVMSDLSGANAGELPSIEDRKALEIDVDNFDNRLQSMKPRVTFAVPNTLTGEGNLAVDITFESMDDFSPAAVARKVGAVAKLLEARTQLANLDTYMDGKAGAENLIAQALKDPALLQSLASAPKPSDDNNKDGE